The Alteromonas stellipolaris genome includes a region encoding these proteins:
- a CDS encoding YceK/YidQ family lipoprotein: MKILSLAILSLACCSCATVKTISPDNNHVQIEHQGKKSYCEEIPRVYSGFSYNVCLLNGEPSRRENIGSTVGKVPFFVIDAAFSIVADTIVIPYTAVQQIDKGSIKVN; this comes from the coding sequence ATGAAAATTTTGTCTCTCGCCATCTTATCTTTAGCGTGTTGCTCTTGTGCCACTGTGAAAACAATTTCTCCTGACAACAACCATGTTCAAATTGAACATCAAGGTAAGAAAAGCTACTGCGAAGAAATACCTCGTGTATACAGTGGATTCTCATACAATGTATGTTTGTTAAATGGTGAACCAAGCCGACGGGAAAATATCGGTTCGACGGTTGGGAAAGTTCCTTTCTTTGTTATTGATGCGGCGTTTTCTATTGTGGCAGACACTATTGTTATTCCGTACACGGCGGTACAGCAGATAGACAAAGGCAGCATTAAAGTTAACTAA
- a CDS encoding DinB family protein produces MSLKNSFTLMAQYNQWMNESVYSAASQLSPAALDEDVGAFFGSILGTLNHILVADIIWLQRFAKHPDKFSELDIVMAMSLPKKLDETLFEDIGLLREQRVKVDEAILAFANALSSEVLTTDLSFLDTAGVPHTKNFGQLILHLFNHQTHHRGQITTLLSQRGLDVGATDLLELIPAL; encoded by the coding sequence ATGTCTTTAAAAAATAGCTTCACATTGATGGCTCAATACAATCAGTGGATGAATGAGTCTGTATATTCAGCAGCATCGCAATTAAGCCCGGCCGCATTGGATGAAGATGTGGGGGCTTTTTTTGGATCTATCTTAGGAACGCTTAACCACATATTGGTTGCCGATATTATCTGGCTCCAACGATTTGCAAAGCATCCTGATAAGTTCAGCGAGTTAGACATCGTAATGGCAATGTCGCTTCCTAAAAAGCTAGATGAAACACTTTTTGAGGATATAGGGTTACTACGCGAGCAAAGAGTGAAAGTAGATGAGGCTATTTTGGCCTTCGCTAATGCCTTATCAAGCGAAGTGCTTACCACTGACTTGTCATTTCTAGATACTGCGGGTGTGCCACATACGAAAAACTTCGGTCAACTTATACTGCACTTATTTAACCATCAAACACATCACCGCGGGCAAATTACTACGTTACTTTCTCAGCGTGGTCTAGATGTTGGGGCTACCGATTTACTGGAGCTAATCCCTGCGTTATAG
- a CDS encoding tetratricopeptide repeat-containing sulfotransferase family protein, protein MNSQEQQTLTALKQSLMQSNHQHVIAQSKQFLNAKPSEDATREAMYVMAVAYRLAGEIKSAISTLLHLVEIFPDYGRGFQELGYCYLRENAHSEAANAFYQATRFNPALVAAWQQLEAVYKRDNQPQALALAQQHISFLQSLPKPLLGAHDLMHEGQLHKAEQVCRQFLAKNKHHPEAMMLLAELGVQLKVYHDAEFLLESCVALYPDNDKAQAAYQGLLAKLGKFPQAAKVARARLAQQPESFSIKVSLAHALVGVGELEEAIGIYHRLLADKQDRPALWVALGHALKAKGDVKEAIASYEKAAMFAPDFGDAYWSLANTKTYRFDDNALTAMQQQEALETTKLDDRIHLCFALGKGFEDAKQPDKAFEYYNKGNDLKKRTHRFDIARTEVALEAQASACDAELMSEFSGCDAPDPIFIVGLPRAGSTLLEQILASHSMVDGTMELHDILGIASSLSNQKKAYPFNLADLSDEACIALGEKYMAQTQAYRQSAPFFIDKMPNNFVHIGLIKRILPNAKIIDARRDPMDCCFSGFKQLFGEGQEFSYSLDDIGRYYCAYEKLMNHWHSVLPDHILTVQHEDVLDDLEGQVQRILDFCGLPFEPACLSFYETKRVIKTPSSEQVRQPIYKTGMQQWKPFESYLDELKLALTKRSNMS, encoded by the coding sequence ATGAATTCACAAGAACAACAAACTCTTACTGCACTAAAACAAAGTTTGATGCAGTCTAATCATCAGCATGTTATTGCGCAAAGTAAGCAGTTTCTCAATGCTAAACCCAGCGAAGACGCTACCCGCGAAGCCATGTATGTAATGGCAGTGGCGTACCGACTTGCCGGAGAGATTAAAAGCGCAATAAGTACACTGTTACATCTTGTCGAAATATTCCCAGATTACGGCAGAGGCTTTCAAGAGTTGGGCTACTGTTATTTACGTGAAAACGCCCACAGCGAGGCAGCCAACGCCTTTTATCAGGCCACACGTTTCAACCCCGCACTTGTTGCCGCATGGCAGCAGTTAGAAGCGGTATACAAGCGAGACAATCAACCTCAAGCTTTGGCACTCGCACAACAACATATTAGTTTCCTGCAAAGTCTACCCAAACCATTACTTGGCGCACACGATTTAATGCACGAAGGCCAGTTGCATAAAGCAGAACAGGTATGCCGTCAGTTTTTAGCCAAAAACAAGCATCACCCTGAAGCCATGATGCTATTGGCAGAATTAGGCGTGCAGTTAAAGGTATACCATGATGCCGAGTTTTTATTAGAAAGTTGTGTTGCGCTTTATCCTGACAACGATAAAGCCCAAGCGGCTTACCAAGGGTTACTGGCAAAACTGGGCAAATTCCCGCAGGCGGCAAAAGTGGCGCGAGCGCGCTTAGCACAGCAGCCAGAAAGCTTTTCCATAAAAGTAAGCTTGGCCCATGCGCTAGTGGGTGTTGGTGAGTTGGAAGAGGCCATTGGTATTTATCATCGTTTACTTGCCGATAAGCAAGATCGCCCCGCTCTGTGGGTTGCTTTAGGCCATGCATTAAAGGCCAAAGGCGATGTGAAAGAGGCAATTGCATCTTACGAGAAAGCCGCCATGTTTGCCCCTGATTTTGGTGACGCGTACTGGAGCTTGGCTAATACGAAAACCTATCGTTTTGATGATAACGCTTTGACGGCAATGCAACAGCAAGAAGCGCTTGAAACCACAAAGCTAGACGACAGAATTCACCTTTGCTTTGCCTTAGGGAAAGGCTTTGAAGATGCGAAACAGCCCGACAAAGCGTTTGAATATTATAACAAAGGCAACGACCTTAAAAAGCGCACTCATCGCTTTGATATTGCTCGCACAGAAGTGGCGCTTGAAGCCCAAGCATCGGCCTGCGACGCAGAATTAATGAGTGAGTTCAGCGGCTGCGATGCGCCAGACCCCATTTTTATTGTTGGCTTGCCGAGGGCAGGTTCAACCTTGCTAGAGCAAATATTGGCATCCCATTCTATGGTGGATGGCACTATGGAGCTACATGATATTTTAGGCATTGCATCCAGCTTAAGTAATCAGAAGAAAGCGTACCCCTTTAATCTTGCTGATTTGTCTGATGAAGCATGCATTGCCCTTGGCGAAAAATACATGGCGCAAACTCAAGCGTATCGCCAGTCAGCCCCATTTTTTATCGATAAAATGCCGAATAACTTTGTGCATATTGGCCTCATAAAGCGCATTTTGCCAAACGCAAAAATCATCGATGCTAGGCGCGACCCCATGGATTGCTGCTTTAGTGGCTTTAAGCAGTTATTCGGGGAAGGGCAGGAGTTTAGCTATTCCTTAGATGATATTGGCCGTTATTATTGCGCATATGAAAAGCTAATGAACCACTGGCATTCTGTATTGCCGGATCATATTCTAACCGTGCAGCACGAAGACGTACTTGATGATTTAGAAGGGCAAGTACAACGCATTCTTGATTTTTGCGGTCTGCCATTTGAACCAGCGTGTTTATCGTTCTATGAAACCAAACGGGTAATTAAAACCCCCAGTTCAGAACAAGTACGCCAGCCTATATATAAAACTGGCATGCAGCAGTGGAAGCCCTTTGAAAGTTACTTAGATGAACTTAAGCTAGCATTAACTAAACGAAGCAACATGTCTTAG
- a CDS encoding TonB-dependent receptor: MRKTQLSCAIVAALASSPLLAQESEAPAKLETIEVTATKRAESIQDVPVAVTALNGKALENLGIDNFQDYVEFLPNVVFQGTGPGQNEIYIRGAATTQSNIMLSSVQALQPSVAFYVDEQPVSMAGRNLDVYATDVARVEVLPGPQGTLFGASSQAGTIRLITNKPDLNSFGAGFDTNIGFTKGGEMSNSVTAYFNLPLTDKLGFRVAAYNDKQGGWIDNVMNVPGEGGYIGSAVVIDRISGGPLADPVAMDANRVTSPGVNSNEEASVVSPQNDALVEEDFNDAIYTGARFGLLYEFNDDWDLLVQHTQQSLDTEGVFAYDPTLEGESSALRFAQEENKDEFGLTTWTLEGRLEKLDLVYTGGYLDREIDTLADYTGYTNGGAFAAYYVCNHYEAGVEAEDQRCLDPTKYFREDTTTTRSTHELRFVTTMDTPWRVTAGLFYDDQEVATVGQFKIANTDGELTQYGFNNLQRTLVGTDGINSDGGPFPSEISFINDITHTVEQIAVFGQFEYDITDSLTASVGARWYQIDDKYTGSTSTVDVTRRVQAFGSLDPDELAAVGLDPDAVNAAIASGQLETDLLGSDGVLTVDDTIFKFSLDWKVNDDLLLFANYSEGFRPPVTNRVGGGLAKNQSGAFENFRIPVYSTTDTLDNYELGVKGDFLDGILRVNATAYYSEISDLQTSRFDPTNISFLVFTDNVGDAEIQGLDADITWLATDDLVINAAFSLLNTELTSVNSELEGIAAGVGSELPYSAGFSGNINARYFFELEGDKRGYVNGSVSYTGDRYAGMVMDAYVMEDATQLIYGTGSGLKIEKHADVYEGVTYTDSNGDVFEGGRYVQESYMLANLAVGVTNEVWKAELYVDNVFDESAILNIDTQQFTPKVVTNRPRTIGVRFSYDYY, encoded by the coding sequence ATGCGTAAAACTCAGCTTAGCTGTGCAATCGTTGCTGCATTGGCATCTTCACCGTTGCTCGCTCAAGAATCTGAAGCGCCAGCGAAACTTGAAACTATAGAAGTTACAGCCACTAAACGCGCCGAATCTATCCAAGATGTACCTGTCGCCGTTACTGCACTTAATGGTAAAGCACTCGAAAATTTAGGTATTGATAATTTTCAAGACTACGTTGAATTTCTTCCAAACGTAGTGTTTCAGGGTACTGGCCCGGGCCAAAACGAAATTTATATTCGTGGTGCGGCAACTACCCAATCAAACATCATGTTGTCTTCAGTTCAAGCATTACAACCCTCTGTTGCTTTCTATGTAGATGAACAGCCTGTATCAATGGCCGGTCGTAACCTAGACGTGTACGCTACTGACGTTGCCCGCGTTGAAGTATTACCTGGGCCACAAGGTACTTTGTTCGGTGCAAGCTCTCAGGCAGGTACAATTCGTTTGATCACGAATAAACCCGACCTAAACAGTTTTGGTGCTGGTTTTGATACCAACATTGGTTTCACCAAAGGTGGTGAAATGAGTAACTCGGTAACGGCTTACTTTAATTTGCCACTTACCGACAAGCTAGGTTTCCGTGTTGCCGCTTACAACGATAAGCAAGGCGGCTGGATTGATAACGTGATGAACGTTCCAGGTGAAGGCGGTTACATTGGAAGTGCGGTAGTTATTGACCGAATCTCTGGCGGCCCACTTGCTGATCCTGTTGCCATGGATGCAAACCGCGTAACTAGCCCAGGCGTTAACTCGAACGAAGAAGCATCTGTTGTATCTCCACAAAATGATGCGCTTGTTGAGGAAGACTTCAACGATGCAATCTACACGGGTGCACGTTTCGGTTTACTTTATGAATTTAATGATGACTGGGATTTGTTGGTTCAACATACTCAACAATCACTAGATACTGAAGGTGTATTTGCTTACGACCCTACGCTTGAGGGCGAAAGTTCTGCGCTTCGTTTTGCTCAAGAAGAAAACAAAGATGAGTTTGGCTTAACAACCTGGACATTAGAAGGTCGTTTGGAAAAACTAGACCTTGTGTACACAGGTGGTTATTTAGATCGTGAAATCGATACCTTAGCCGATTACACGGGCTACACTAATGGCGGTGCTTTCGCAGCGTATTACGTGTGTAACCATTATGAGGCTGGTGTTGAAGCTGAAGATCAGCGCTGCCTAGATCCTACCAAGTACTTTAGAGAAGACACAACTACAACTCGTTCTACTCACGAGCTTCGTTTTGTGACGACCATGGATACGCCTTGGCGCGTAACTGCGGGTTTGTTCTATGATGACCAAGAAGTGGCAACAGTAGGGCAGTTCAAAATTGCTAATACTGACGGCGAGCTAACCCAATACGGCTTTAACAACCTACAAAGAACGTTAGTAGGTACCGACGGTATTAATAGCGACGGTGGTCCATTCCCATCAGAAATAAGCTTTATTAACGACATTACCCATACCGTTGAGCAAATTGCGGTATTTGGTCAGTTTGAATACGACATTACCGATTCACTAACCGCTAGTGTAGGCGCTCGTTGGTATCAAATTGATGATAAGTACACAGGTTCAACCTCTACTGTTGACGTAACACGCCGTGTTCAAGCGTTTGGTTCACTTGACCCAGATGAGCTCGCTGCCGTTGGCCTAGACCCAGATGCAGTAAATGCTGCCATTGCTAGTGGCCAGCTAGAAACTGATTTGTTAGGTAGCGATGGTGTACTTACCGTTGACGATACTATCTTCAAATTTTCACTAGATTGGAAAGTAAACGACGATTTATTATTGTTTGCTAACTACTCTGAAGGCTTCCGTCCTCCGGTAACTAACCGTGTTGGTGGTGGTTTGGCGAAAAACCAAAGTGGCGCATTTGAAAACTTCCGTATTCCTGTGTACTCAACCACAGATACCCTTGATAACTACGAACTAGGTGTTAAGGGTGACTTCTTAGACGGCATACTACGTGTAAACGCTACGGCGTATTACTCTGAAATTTCTGACCTACAAACGTCACGTTTCGACCCAACTAACATCTCTTTCTTAGTATTTACCGACAACGTTGGTGATGCAGAGATTCAAGGTTTAGATGCCGACATTACGTGGTTAGCTACAGACGACTTAGTGATTAACGCTGCTTTCAGTTTGTTAAATACTGAATTAACTAGCGTTAACTCTGAATTAGAAGGCATTGCAGCAGGTGTAGGCTCTGAACTTCCTTACTCTGCTGGCTTCTCTGGTAACATTAACGCACGTTACTTCTTCGAATTAGAAGGCGACAAGCGTGGTTACGTGAATGGCTCTGTAAGCTACACCGGCGACCGTTATGCAGGCATGGTAATGGACGCTTACGTAATGGAAGATGCAACGCAACTTATTTACGGCACAGGTTCTGGCCTTAAAATTGAGAAGCATGCAGACGTTTACGAAGGCGTAACGTATACCGACTCTAACGGTGACGTATTTGAAGGCGGCCGTTACGTACAAGAGTCTTATATGCTGGCTAACTTAGCCGTTGGTGTAACTAACGAGGTATGGAAAGCCGAGCTTTATGTCGATAACGTGTTTGATGAAAGCGCGATATTAAATATTGATACTCAGCAGTTTACACCTAAGGTAGTCACGAATCGCCCACGTACCATCGGCGTGCGCTTTTCTTACGATTACTACTAA
- a CDS encoding BCCT family transporter yields MSETETTSPLNKPVFYTSSIIIACLLIFAAALPETADSLFKTIQDVIVTNGSWFYVLTVAIVLLFVVYLGMSRYGEIKLGPDHAVPEFKFTTWLSMLFAAGMGIGLMFFGVAEPLMHFLAPPTAQAESIDAVREAMKTTFFHWGVHAWAIYAVVALILAYFAYRQNLPLTLRSALYPLIGDRIYGWPGHVVDIFAVTSTVFGVSTSLGLGASQVNAGFNYLFGLPSNTTVQIMIMAGVIGLAVISVATGLDKGIRILSETNMVLAILLLLIVLILGPTVFLLQAYMQNTGAYLSDLVRNTFNLFAYDKTDWIGGWTIFYWGWWLAWAPFVGLFIARISYGRSIREFIMGVLLIPSAFTLFWMTVFGNGAIDQVLVHGKDILATMVNEDSAVALFVFLEQFPFSSILSFIAVIMVIVFFVTSCDSGAMVVDMLCSHGRNDTPLWQRIYWAVGVGVVSAVLLYAGGLGALQTMTIASALPFAIVLLIAIAGLLKALRVEAYKRESLQVLAGTPQHNDGDKNWKDRLENIVTIPDENAVRRYMQKIVKPAMSEVGKEFETQQFEILIDETDESLMLTVTMGSDPDFVYAVYPSATHQPEFGPSELQEVDEGEKPTYYRAEVHLSEGGQNYDIMGWSKISVINDVIDQFQKHQHFIHLLK; encoded by the coding sequence GTGAGCGAAACTGAGACCACATCACCCTTAAACAAACCCGTGTTTTACACATCTTCTATAATTATAGCCTGCCTGCTCATTTTTGCAGCAGCCTTGCCTGAAACTGCGGATTCACTTTTCAAGACTATTCAAGACGTCATTGTGACAAATGGCAGTTGGTTCTATGTACTTACGGTAGCAATTGTACTGTTATTTGTGGTTTATCTGGGCATGTCTCGCTATGGCGAGATTAAGCTAGGCCCCGACCACGCCGTACCAGAATTTAAGTTCACTACTTGGTTATCTATGCTGTTTGCTGCCGGAATGGGTATTGGGCTTATGTTTTTTGGCGTTGCCGAGCCCCTAATGCACTTTTTAGCACCACCGACTGCACAGGCTGAAAGTATTGATGCTGTGCGCGAAGCAATGAAAACCACCTTTTTCCATTGGGGTGTTCATGCTTGGGCAATTTATGCTGTGGTGGCTTTAATATTGGCCTATTTTGCGTATCGCCAGAACCTACCACTAACGCTGCGCTCTGCGCTTTATCCGCTAATTGGCGACAGAATTTACGGCTGGCCTGGTCATGTTGTCGATATTTTTGCGGTTACTTCTACCGTATTTGGTGTTTCAACATCACTAGGCTTAGGTGCATCACAAGTTAATGCCGGCTTCAATTACTTATTCGGCTTGCCTTCAAATACCACCGTTCAAATTATGATTATGGCGGGGGTTATTGGTTTAGCCGTCATCTCTGTGGCAACTGGGTTAGATAAAGGCATTCGTATTTTGTCTGAAACCAACATGGTTTTAGCCATTTTACTGCTTCTTATTGTTCTAATATTAGGGCCAACAGTATTCTTGCTTCAAGCCTACATGCAAAATACGGGGGCTTACCTATCTGATTTAGTTAGAAATACCTTCAACTTATTCGCCTATGACAAAACCGATTGGATTGGTGGCTGGACCATCTTTTATTGGGGCTGGTGGTTAGCATGGGCACCATTCGTAGGTCTGTTCATTGCACGTATCTCATACGGCCGTAGCATTCGTGAATTCATCATGGGCGTATTACTTATCCCTTCTGCCTTCACGCTTTTCTGGATGACCGTTTTTGGTAATGGCGCCATCGACCAAGTGTTAGTACATGGTAAGGATATATTAGCCACCATGGTCAACGAGGATAGTGCAGTCGCCCTATTCGTGTTCTTAGAGCAGTTCCCATTCTCGTCGATATTAAGCTTTATTGCCGTCATAATGGTGATAGTGTTCTTTGTAACATCGTGCGATTCTGGCGCAATGGTAGTAGACATGCTTTGTTCACATGGTAGAAACGACACGCCATTGTGGCAGCGAATTTACTGGGCCGTTGGTGTTGGTGTGGTAAGTGCCGTTTTACTTTATGCTGGTGGTTTGGGGGCACTTCAAACCATGACAATTGCCTCGGCGCTGCCCTTCGCAATCGTGTTGCTTATAGCGATTGCAGGACTATTGAAAGCACTACGAGTAGAAGCGTATAAACGTGAAAGCTTACAAGTGCTAGCCGGTACGCCGCAGCATAACGATGGCGATAAGAACTGGAAAGACCGATTAGAAAACATTGTGACTATCCCAGATGAAAATGCCGTTAGACGCTATATGCAAAAAATTGTTAAGCCTGCCATGTCTGAAGTAGGTAAAGAGTTTGAAACTCAGCAATTTGAAATTTTGATTGATGAAACCGATGAATCGCTAATGCTAACGGTAACCATGGGTAGCGACCCTGATTTTGTATACGCAGTATACCCATCTGCCACTCATCAGCCAGAATTTGGTCCAAGTGAGCTACAAGAGGTAGACGAAGGCGAAAAGCCAACGTACTATCGCGCAGAAGTTCATTTAAGTGAAGGTGGTCAGAACTACGATATTATGGGATGGTCGAAAATCTCAGTGATTAATGACGTAATTGATCAGTTTCAGAAGCATCAACACTTTATCCATTTGCTTAAGTAG
- a CDS encoding MarR family winged helix-turn-helix transcriptional regulator gives MRKEEELLVALRRVIRAVDLRSKQLSKHVGLTGPQLLVMQNIQEKPGIMVREIAENINLSPATITNILDRLEGRDLATRIRSTQDKRKVGVFLTEKGKVAVVNAPRPLQEHFVERFSQLKEWEQSQMVATVQRIASMMDAEDIDASPFLELGSISEKPN, from the coding sequence ATGCGAAAAGAAGAAGAATTGTTGGTTGCACTACGGCGCGTGATCCGCGCCGTAGATTTACGCAGCAAGCAATTGAGCAAGCATGTTGGGCTAACAGGCCCACAACTGTTAGTAATGCAAAATATTCAGGAGAAGCCTGGAATTATGGTGCGAGAAATCGCTGAAAACATAAATCTAAGCCCTGCCACCATTACTAATATTCTTGATCGCCTTGAGGGCAGAGATTTAGCAACCCGCATTCGAAGTACGCAAGATAAGCGTAAAGTAGGCGTTTTCCTTACTGAGAAAGGAAAAGTGGCAGTTGTTAATGCTCCTCGCCCACTGCAAGAACACTTCGTGGAACGCTTCTCGCAGTTAAAAGAATGGGAGCAAAGCCAGATGGTGGCTACCGTTCAGCGAATTGCAAGTATGATGGATGCAGAAGATATTGACGCATCACCGTTCCTTGAACTTGGCAGTATTTCGGAAAAACCTAACTAA
- a CDS encoding RnfH family protein, with product MQIEVAYALPTKQSLVDVAIKEGATVEEVIQASNLLNEYPDIDLSSTKVGIWSRVVKLRDTVKDGDRIEIYRPLIADPKEIRKRRAEKAKEEGRADKVTGGRVNPLKAADKQTDKQSDSSSNLKLD from the coding sequence ATGCAAATCGAAGTGGCTTATGCACTTCCTACTAAGCAATCTTTGGTTGATGTTGCGATAAAAGAAGGCGCAACCGTAGAAGAAGTAATTCAAGCATCGAATCTGCTCAACGAATACCCAGACATCGATTTATCTAGCACCAAGGTGGGCATATGGAGCAGGGTAGTTAAGTTACGTGATACGGTAAAAGATGGCGACCGAATTGAGATATACCGCCCGCTTATTGCCGACCCGAAAGAAATAAGAAAACGCCGTGCCGAGAAAGCCAAAGAAGAGGGCCGCGCCGATAAAGTTACTGGTGGCCGGGTAAACCCTTTGAAAGCTGCAGATAAACAAACAGATAAGCAATCTGACTCAAGCTCTAATTTAAAACTAGATTAA
- a CDS encoding type II toxin-antitoxin system RatA family toxin has product MASIQRSALVAHSAQAMFDLVNDVAAYPQFLPGCRDSKVLEASGENMKASLLVAKAGIKQWFTTHNELEPGKRIDMQLVDGPFRYLTGGWTFSALSDEACKIELNLEFEFTNKLVEMAFGKIFNNLAANMVVAFTERARSVYA; this is encoded by the coding sequence ATGGCGAGTATACAACGCAGTGCATTGGTAGCACACAGCGCCCAGGCTATGTTCGACTTGGTGAACGATGTTGCGGCCTATCCGCAGTTTCTACCAGGTTGTCGAGACAGCAAGGTTCTAGAAGCATCTGGCGAAAATATGAAAGCCTCATTGCTAGTAGCAAAGGCAGGCATTAAACAATGGTTCACTACCCATAACGAACTTGAACCTGGAAAGCGTATTGATATGCAGCTTGTCGATGGGCCGTTTCGCTATTTAACCGGCGGATGGACATTTTCTGCGTTATCAGACGAAGCTTGTAAAATTGAGCTAAACCTTGAGTTTGAATTTACCAATAAATTAGTAGAAATGGCATTTGGCAAAATCTTCAACAATTTGGCGGCCAATATGGTTGTTGCGTTTACTGAACGTGCTAGGAGTGTTTACGCGTGA
- the smpB gene encoding SsrA-binding protein SmpB, with the protein MKKNKANKNTTGTIALNKKARHDYFLEDKFEAGIQLQGWEIKSIRSGKVNISDCYVIIQNAEAYLVGCRISPLNQASTHVVCEPERARKLLLKKRELDRLMGARDRQGYSIVATAMYWKKCWVKLEINLAKGKHERDKRDSLKDQDWQRQKERMMKHSV; encoded by the coding sequence ATGAAAAAGAATAAAGCCAACAAAAACACCACAGGTACTATCGCGTTAAACAAGAAAGCGCGTCACGACTATTTCCTAGAGGACAAATTTGAAGCCGGTATTCAGCTTCAAGGCTGGGAAATTAAAAGTATTCGCTCAGGTAAAGTTAACATTTCCGATTGCTATGTGATTATTCAAAATGCCGAAGCATATTTGGTAGGTTGTCGCATAAGCCCGTTAAACCAAGCATCTACTCACGTTGTGTGTGAACCCGAGCGTGCGCGTAAATTGTTATTGAAAAAGCGCGAACTAGACCGACTTATGGGCGCAAGAGACCGACAAGGTTACTCTATTGTGGCCACTGCCATGTATTGGAAAAAATGCTGGGTTAAGTTAGAAATCAATCTTGCCAAAGGTAAGCATGAACGAGACAAACGAGACTCATTAAAAGATCAAGACTGGCAACGTCAGAAAGAAAGAATGATGAAACACAGCGTTTAA
- a CDS encoding NADH:flavin oxidoreductase/NADH oxidase family protein, translated as MSSDSIIYTPYTLPCGVVVRNRLVKAAMEENMSSAGSLPGSALYTLYRYWAHGNLGMIITGNVMVDRESMTGPGGVVLDKNSPLEPFERWAKIIKSNGALAVMQINHPGRQVFKAMQGKAIAPSAVPLDMGKHSKLFAVPKEMTCQDIHDVCKRFVETAVQAQKAGFDGVEIHAAHGYLLTQFLSPLTNQRQDEWGGSIINRARLLINIVSQIRAVCPSGFIVMVKLNSADFQRNGFSFDDACEVVRRLEALGVDVVELSGGSYEAPAMQGQTRDDTTLAREAYFLEFAHSLETKTDIPLMTTGGIKRAEVAEKVIQQGCSLVGLASALAITPDLAKKWQQEWRYSGVIPHCTWKDKSLASLANMAMVRRQLRRLGNNLTTLRSPSPLWSLVLDMMHRKSMTKRDVNAKNGSVQLTNQSSNSDKTVSTSHVSAGQLNK; from the coding sequence ATGTCATCTGACTCAATAATTTATACGCCTTATACCTTACCTTGCGGGGTAGTGGTACGTAATCGCCTTGTAAAAGCAGCGATGGAAGAGAACATGTCGAGCGCTGGCAGTCTACCTGGCAGTGCACTGTACACCCTTTATCGATATTGGGCGCATGGTAATTTGGGCATGATCATTACGGGGAACGTTATGGTCGATCGTGAATCGATGACGGGTCCGGGTGGCGTTGTGTTAGATAAAAACTCCCCCTTAGAACCTTTCGAGCGCTGGGCTAAAATTATCAAATCAAATGGTGCGCTGGCGGTGATGCAAATTAATCACCCTGGTCGTCAGGTATTTAAAGCTATGCAAGGCAAAGCAATTGCACCTTCGGCGGTGCCGCTTGATATGGGTAAGCACTCAAAATTGTTCGCCGTGCCAAAAGAAATGACCTGCCAAGATATTCATGATGTGTGCAAACGCTTTGTTGAAACCGCAGTGCAAGCTCAAAAAGCTGGGTTTGATGGCGTGGAAATTCATGCGGCGCACGGGTATCTACTTACACAGTTTTTATCGCCGCTTACTAATCAGCGGCAAGACGAGTGGGGCGGTTCCATTATTAACCGTGCCCGTTTGCTAATTAATATTGTTAGTCAAATTCGTGCGGTATGCCCAAGTGGCTTTATTGTTATGGTTAAACTTAATTCTGCTGATTTTCAGCGCAACGGGTTTAGTTTTGATGATGCCTGTGAAGTAGTACGCCGTTTAGAAGCGTTAGGTGTTGATGTGGTGGAATTGTCAGGTGGCAGTTACGAAGCGCCTGCTATGCAAGGGCAAACCCGAGACGATACTACCCTTGCACGTGAAGCTTACTTCTTAGAGTTTGCCCACAGCCTTGAAACTAAAACCGATATTCCTTTAATGACAACGGGGGGTATTAAGCGGGCTGAAGTTGCCGAAAAAGTCATTCAACAAGGTTGTTCATTAGTGGGGTTAGCTAGTGCTTTGGCCATTACGCCCGATTTAGCGAAGAAGTGGCAGCAGGAATGGCGTTATTCGGGTGTTATTCCGCATTGTACGTGGAAAGATAAATCGTTAGCCAGCTTAGCAAATATGGCCATGGTTCGTCGTCAGCTTAGGCGCTTAGGTAATAACTTAACTACCTTACGTTCGCCTTCGCCATTGTGGAGTTTGGTACTTGATATGATGCATCGCAAGTCGATGACCAAGCGTGATGTTAATGCTAAAAACGGTAGTGTACAGCTTACTAATCAGTCAAGTAACAGTGATAAAACCGTTAGCACCAGTCATGTTAGTGCAGGCCAGCTGAACAAATAA